In Streptomyces capitiformicae, one genomic interval encodes:
- a CDS encoding MMPL family transporter: MTELGTGGRGIGHLVCGRRAKWVVLVLWLVVLFIVAPFASKLTDAQDNEATSWLPGSAESTQVLELSEDFRPQQIPAVVVYARESGLTAGDRSRIEEDVRELKQLRDHGIIGDRTRGPVYDRETGPRAAQIYVPITMDEKGWERIAPAVDSIREDIGEEGGRSSAEGGGGLAVHITGPGGTSADFSEAFEGIDSTLLMSAMAVVIVMLLLTYRSPSLLLVPLLSVIAALFTAQALIYLLAEHAGLTVNGQSAGILTVLVFGAGTDYALLLVARYREELRRHEDRHEAMALALHRAGPAVLASGATVVLSMLVLLVAEMNSTRGLGPVAAIGVAVALLAMMTLFPALLVIFGRWVFWPVIPHFGTADPTELGLWARMGRRITHRPRMVWVATAAALVLCSLGLIQLRAEGISNADAFTGKPDSIVGQEVSERYFPAGSGDPLVIISNQAQAREVGQVVADTPGVVPDSLGLPPGTKPAHEGQVLFEATMSDPADSEAAKDTVERVRDAVHAVPEADAQVGGGTAALLDMDEATTHDNVLIIPLVLVVVLLILCVLLRALIAPLLLIGTVILSFTAALGISALAFRYLFDYAGESTDFPLFVFVFLVALGIDYNIFLTTRIREEAAHQGTRKGVVTGLAATGAVITSAGLVLAGTFAALGTLPMVAFAEIGFAVALGVLLDTFVVRSVLVTALFLDVGPNVWWPHRLAREEDNHHVGSTV, encoded by the coding sequence ATGACGGAGCTCGGGACGGGCGGCCGGGGCATCGGGCATCTGGTCTGCGGGCGGCGCGCCAAGTGGGTCGTGCTGGTGCTGTGGCTGGTGGTGCTGTTCATCGTGGCACCGTTCGCGTCGAAGCTCACCGACGCCCAGGACAACGAGGCGACGTCCTGGCTGCCCGGCTCGGCCGAGTCCACCCAGGTCCTGGAGCTCTCCGAGGACTTCCGGCCCCAGCAGATCCCCGCGGTCGTCGTCTACGCCCGCGAGAGCGGCCTCACCGCCGGGGACCGGTCGCGGATCGAGGAGGACGTACGCGAGCTCAAACAGCTGCGCGATCACGGGATCATCGGCGACCGGACCCGAGGACCGGTCTACGACCGCGAGACCGGCCCCAGGGCCGCGCAGATCTACGTGCCGATCACGATGGACGAGAAGGGCTGGGAGCGGATCGCGCCCGCGGTCGACTCGATCCGGGAGGACATCGGGGAGGAGGGTGGGAGAAGCAGCGCTGAGGGGGGCGGCGGGCTCGCCGTGCACATCACGGGTCCGGGCGGTACGAGCGCCGACTTCTCCGAGGCCTTCGAGGGCATCGACTCCACGCTGCTGATGTCGGCGATGGCTGTCGTCATCGTCATGCTCCTGCTCACCTATCGCAGTCCGTCCCTCCTGCTGGTCCCCCTGCTCTCGGTGATCGCCGCCCTGTTCACGGCCCAGGCCCTGATCTACCTGCTCGCCGAGCACGCCGGACTGACCGTCAACGGCCAGAGCGCGGGCATCCTCACCGTCCTCGTCTTCGGCGCGGGCACCGACTACGCCCTCCTGCTGGTCGCCCGCTACCGCGAGGAGTTGCGCCGCCACGAGGACCGCCACGAGGCGATGGCCCTCGCCCTGCACCGGGCGGGCCCGGCGGTGCTGGCCTCGGGTGCCACCGTCGTCCTGAGCATGCTGGTGCTGCTGGTCGCCGAGATGAACTCGACGCGCGGCCTGGGCCCGGTCGCGGCGATCGGCGTCGCGGTCGCCCTGCTCGCGATGATGACGCTCTTCCCCGCCCTGCTGGTGATCTTCGGCCGCTGGGTCTTCTGGCCGGTGATCCCGCACTTCGGCACGGCCGACCCGACCGAGCTCGGCCTGTGGGCCCGTATGGGCCGACGTATCACCCATCGCCCGCGCATGGTCTGGGTCGCGACGGCGGCCGCGCTGGTCCTGTGCTCGCTGGGCCTGATCCAACTGCGCGCCGAGGGCATCAGCAACGCGGACGCCTTCACCGGCAAACCGGACTCGATCGTGGGCCAGGAGGTCTCCGAGCGCTACTTCCCGGCGGGCAGCGGCGACCCCCTCGTGATCATCAGCAACCAGGCACAGGCCCGCGAGGTGGGCCAGGTGGTCGCCGACACCCCCGGGGTCGTACCGGACTCCCTGGGCCTGCCACCGGGCACCAAGCCCGCCCACGAAGGCCAGGTCCTCTTCGAGGCCACCATGTCCGACCCCGCCGACAGCGAGGCCGCGAAGGACACCGTCGAGCGGGTCCGGGACGCCGTCCACGCGGTGCCGGAGGCCGACGCGCAGGTCGGCGGCGGTACGGCGGCCCTGCTGGACATGGACGAGGCGACGACCCACGACAACGTACTGATCATCCCGCTGGTGCTGGTCGTGGTCCTGCTGATCCTCTGTGTCCTGCTCCGCGCCCTGATCGCCCCTCTGCTGCTGATCGGGACGGTGATCCTGTCGTTCACCGCCGCGCTGGGCATCAGCGCGCTCGCCTTCCGGTACCTCTTCGACTACGCGGGCGAGTCGACGGACTTCCCGCTCTTCGTCTTCGTGTTCCTGGTGGCGCTGGGCATCGACTACAACATCTTCCTGACCACCCGCATCCGCGAGGAGGCCGCCCATCAGGGCACCCGCAAGGGCGTGGTGACGGGCCTCGCGGCGACGGGTGCGGTGATCACTTCGGCGGGACTCGTCCTCGCCGGCACCTTCGCCGCCCTCGGCACCCTTCCCATGGTCGCCTTCGCCGAGATCGGCTTCGCGGTCGCCCTGGGCGTCCTCCTTGACACCTTCGTCGTACGGTCCGTCCTGGTCACGGCCCTGTTCCTGGACGTGGGCCCGAACGTGTGGTGGCCGCACCGGTTGGCGCGCGAGGAGGACAACCATCACGTCGGCTCAACGGTCTGA
- a CDS encoding RsmB/NOP family class I SAM-dependent RNA methyltransferase, protein MSEQSRRPRKPGTSYRRPQKDPVRMLAFEALRAVDERDAYANLVLPPLLRRAREKAGPDKFDGRDAALATELVYGTLRWQGTYDAVIAECVDRPLREVDPPVLDVLSLGVHQLLGTRIPTHAAVSASVDLARVVLGDGRAKFVNAVLRKVAQDDLDGWLRRVAPPYDDDPEEHLAVVHSHPRWVVSALWDSLGGGRAGIEDLLEADNERPEVTLVARPGRATTEELLREESAVPGRWSPYAVRLAEGGEPGAVDAVRENRAGVQDEGSQLVALALANAPLDGPDKAWLDGCAGPGGKAALLAALAAERGAVLLASEKQPHRAGLVAKALAGNPGPYQVIAADGTRPPWRPGSFDRVLMDVPCTGLGALRRRPEARWRRRPEDLEGFAPLQRALLRTALESVRVGGVVGYATCSPHLAETRAVVQDVLKQYGDAVDVVDARPLLAGVTELGEGPDVQLWPHLHGTDAMYLALIRRTA, encoded by the coding sequence GTGAGTGAGCAGTCCCGCCGTCCGCGTAAGCCGGGCACGTCGTATCGCCGTCCCCAGAAGGACCCCGTCCGTATGCTCGCCTTCGAGGCGTTGCGGGCCGTGGACGAACGGGACGCGTACGCGAACCTTGTCCTGCCGCCGCTGCTGCGCCGGGCGCGGGAGAAGGCGGGGCCCGACAAGTTCGACGGGCGGGACGCGGCGCTGGCGACCGAGCTGGTGTACGGGACGCTGCGGTGGCAGGGGACCTACGACGCCGTGATCGCCGAGTGCGTGGACCGGCCGTTGCGCGAGGTCGATCCGCCGGTGCTCGATGTGCTGAGCCTCGGGGTGCACCAGCTGCTGGGGACGCGTATCCCGACGCACGCGGCCGTGTCCGCCTCTGTCGATCTCGCCCGGGTCGTGCTCGGCGACGGGCGGGCCAAGTTTGTGAACGCCGTGCTGCGGAAGGTCGCGCAGGACGATCTGGACGGCTGGCTGCGGCGGGTCGCGCCCCCCTACGACGACGATCCGGAGGAGCATCTCGCCGTCGTGCACTCGCATCCCCGATGGGTCGTCTCGGCGCTCTGGGATTCGCTCGGCGGCGGGCGGGCCGGGATCGAGGACCTGCTCGAAGCCGACAACGAGCGGCCCGAGGTGACGCTGGTAGCCCGGCCCGGGCGGGCCACCACCGAGGAACTCCTCCGGGAGGAGTCCGCGGTGCCGGGGCGCTGGTCGCCGTACGCCGTGCGGCTCGCCGAGGGCGGGGAGCCGGGTGCCGTGGACGCCGTACGGGAAAACCGTGCGGGTGTGCAGGACGAGGGCAGTCAGCTCGTGGCGCTCGCCCTCGCGAACGCGCCGCTCGACGGGCCCGACAAGGCGTGGCTGGACGGTTGCGCCGGGCCCGGCGGCAAGGCCGCGCTGCTCGCCGCGCTCGCCGCCGAGCGGGGGGCCGTACTGCTCGCCTCCGAGAAGCAGCCGCACCGGGCGGGGCTGGTCGCCAAGGCGCTCGCCGGAAACCCCGGGCCGTATCAGGTGATCGCGGCCGACGGGACGCGTCCGCCGTGGCGGCCGGGTTCCTTCGACCGGGTGCTGATGGATGTGCCCTGCACCGGGCTGGGGGCGCTGCGGCGGCGACCGGAGGCCCGTTGGCGGCGGCGGCCCGAGGACCTGGAGGGCTTCGCTCCGCTGCAACGGGCGCTGCTGCGGACCGCGTTGGAGTCCGTGCGGGTCGGGGGAGTCGTCGGGTACGCGACCTGTTCCCCGCATCTCGCCGAGACCCGCGCGGTCGTCCAGGACGTGCTCAAGCAGTACGGCGACGCGGTCGACGTCGTCGACGCCAGGCCGTTGCTCGCTGGCGTGACCGAGTTGGGCGAGGGGCCCGATGTTCAGTTGTGGCCGCATCTGCATGGGACGGACGCGATGTATCTGGCGCTGATCCGCCGTACTGCTTGA
- the fmt gene encoding methionyl-tRNA formyltransferase, with protein sequence MKLVFAGTPEVAVPALDALLASGRHEVAAVVTRPDAPAGRGRRLVASPVAQRAEEAGIEVLKPNRPRDEEFLARLREIGPDCCPVVAYGALLPRVALDVPVHGWVNLHFSLLPAWRGAAPVQHSIMAGDEITGASTFLIEEGLDSGPVYGTVTEEIRPTDTSGDLLTRLAFAGAGLLAATMDGIEDGTLKAVPQPTEGITLAPKITVEDAQIDWATPALRVDRVVRGCTPAPGAWTTFRGERLKLIQVVPVPERTDLAPGALDVGKNNVYVGTGSYAVELHWVQAQGKKPMRAADWARGVRITSGESVGS encoded by the coding sequence ATGAAGCTTGTCTTCGCTGGTACCCCAGAGGTCGCCGTTCCCGCTCTGGACGCTCTGCTCGCGTCGGGGCGGCATGAGGTGGCCGCTGTCGTCACGCGCCCGGACGCGCCGGCGGGGCGGGGGCGGCGGCTCGTCGCGAGTCCTGTGGCGCAGCGGGCGGAGGAGGCGGGCATCGAGGTGCTGAAGCCCAACAGGCCGCGGGACGAGGAGTTTCTGGCGCGGTTGAGGGAGATCGGGCCCGACTGCTGTCCGGTGGTGGCCTACGGGGCGTTGTTGCCGCGGGTCGCGCTCGATGTGCCCGTCCATGGGTGGGTCAATCTGCACTTCTCGTTGCTGCCGGCCTGGCGGGGTGCCGCGCCCGTGCAGCACTCGATCATGGCGGGGGACGAGATCACGGGGGCGTCGACGTTCCTGATCGAGGAGGGGCTCGACTCCGGGCCGGTGTACGGGACCGTCACCGAGGAGATTCGGCCGACCGACACGAGCGGGGATCTGTTGACCCGGCTGGCCTTCGCCGGGGCCGGCCTGCTCGCCGCCACCATGGACGGGATCGAGGACGGGACGCTGAAGGCGGTGCCGCAGCCCACCGAGGGGATCACCCTGGCGCCGAAGATCACGGTCGAGGACGCGCAGATCGACTGGGCGACGCCCGCCCTGCGGGTCGACCGGGTCGTGCGGGGATGCACGCCCGCACCGGGCGCGTGGACGACGTTCCGGGGGGAGCGGCTGAAGCTCATCCAGGTCGTGCCGGTACCCGAGCGGACCGACCTCGCACCGGGCGCCCTGGACGTCGGCAAGAACAACGTGTACGTCGGGACCGGCTCGTACGCCGTGGAGCTGCACTGGGTGCAGGCGCAGGGAAAGAAGCCGATGCGTGCCGCCGACTGGGCTCGTGGGGTGCGGATCACGTCCGGCGAGTCCGTCGGAAGCTAG
- a CDS encoding primosomal protein N', which translates to MSSEDGKRGGGAEGAVPEQLALIRDAVRKNKAPKAKPRTWRGAALAKELPVARVVVDKGVLHLDRYFDYAVPEELDAVAQPGVRVRVRFGAGGRNVREGRREGGSLIDGFLVERVAESDYAGPLAALAQVVSPEPVLGPELLGLARAVADRYAGSLADVLQLAVPPRHGKAEAVEMGGPPAPPVPPDPGSWRRYGRGEEFLRALADGGSPRAVWTALPGPDWAEEIGRAVQATLASGRGALVVVPAGRPAARVDDALRRLLGEGQHALLTAEAGQERRYREWLAVRRGAVRAVVGTRAAMFAPVRNLGLVVVWDDGDASHSDDNAPFPHVREVLELRASRDKCGFLLGSWSCTVEAAQLVESGWAAPLVAGREQVRAAAPVVRTVGDGELARDEAARAARLPSLAWQVARDGLRSGPVLVQVPRRGYVPRMACARCREPARCRHCAGPLEAQESAGALTCGWCGRAEAGWHCPECGGHRLRAQVVGARRTAEELGRAFPAVPVRTSGREQVLDTVPGTPALVVSTPGAEPVAEGGYAAALLLDGWAMLGRPDLRAGEEALRRWIGAAALVRDQGAGGTVVVVAEPTLRPVQALVRWDPVGHAVRELAERAELGFPPVSRMAAVSGTAQAVVDFLGAVELPSEAEVLGPVPVPVMEAGRARRVGAPPPGEVWERALIRVPPGRGAALAAALKSAQAARMARGGSEGVRIRVDPLDIG; encoded by the coding sequence GTGAGCAGCGAGGATGGGAAGAGGGGCGGCGGCGCGGAGGGCGCGGTGCCGGAGCAGCTCGCGCTCATTCGGGATGCCGTACGGAAGAACAAGGCGCCGAAGGCGAAGCCGCGGACCTGGCGGGGGGCCGCGCTGGCGAAGGAGTTGCCGGTCGCGCGGGTCGTGGTCGACAAGGGGGTGCTGCATCTTGACCGGTACTTCGACTATGCCGTGCCGGAGGAGTTGGATGCCGTCGCTCAGCCGGGGGTTCGGGTGCGGGTGCGGTTCGGGGCCGGGGGGCGGAATGTCAGGGAAGGGCGGCGGGAAGGGGGCTCGCTGATCGACGGGTTTCTCGTCGAGCGGGTCGCCGAGTCCGACTATGCGGGGCCGTTGGCCGCGCTCGCGCAGGTCGTGTCGCCGGAGCCGGTGCTGGGGCCTGAGCTGCTGGGGCTGGCGCGGGCGGTGGCGGATCGGTATGCCGGGAGTCTCGCGGATGTGCTGCAGTTGGCCGTTCCACCTCGGCATGGCAAGGCTGAGGCCGTGGAGATGGGTGGGCCGCCGGCTCCTCCGGTTCCGCCCGACCCCGGGTCCTGGCGGCGGTACGGGCGGGGGGAGGAGTTTCTGCGGGCGCTGGCCGACGGGGGGTCCCCTCGGGCCGTGTGGACCGCGTTGCCCGGGCCGGACTGGGCCGAGGAGATCGGGCGGGCCGTGCAGGCGACACTCGCGTCGGGGCGTGGGGCGCTGGTCGTCGTACCGGCCGGGCGGCCCGCCGCGCGGGTGGACGATGCGCTCAGGAGATTGCTGGGGGAGGGGCAGCACGCGCTGCTGACCGCCGAGGCGGGGCAGGAGCGGCGGTATCGGGAGTGGCTGGCCGTGCGGCGAGGGGCCGTGCGGGCTGTCGTCGGGACGCGGGCGGCCATGTTCGCGCCTGTGCGGAATCTCGGGCTCGTTGTCGTCTGGGACGACGGCGATGCCAGCCACAGCGATGACAACGCTCCCTTTCCGCATGTGCGGGAGGTGCTGGAGCTGCGGGCCTCACGGGACAAGTGCGGGTTTCTGCTGGGGAGTTGGAGCTGTACGGTCGAGGCCGCTCAGCTCGTCGAGAGCGGGTGGGCCGCGCCGCTCGTCGCCGGGCGGGAGCAGGTGCGGGCCGCCGCGCCGGTGGTGCGGACCGTGGGGGACGGGGAGCTGGCGCGCGACGAGGCGGCTCGGGCCGCGCGGTTGCCGAGCCTTGCCTGGCAGGTCGCCAGGGACGGGTTGCGCAGCGGGCCCGTACTCGTACAGGTGCCTCGCCGGGGGTACGTCCCGCGCATGGCCTGTGCGCGGTGCCGGGAGCCCGCGCGATGTCGGCACTGTGCGGGGCCGTTGGAGGCGCAGGAGAGCGCCGGTGCCCTGACCTGCGGATGGTGCGGGCGTGCGGAGGCGGGCTGGCACTGCCCCGAGTGCGGGGGCCACCGGCTGCGGGCGCAGGTCGTGGGGGCGCGACGGACCGCCGAGGAGCTGGGGCGGGCCTTTCCCGCAGTGCCCGTGCGGACCTCCGGGCGGGAGCAGGTGTTGGACACCGTGCCGGGGACGCCGGCGCTCGTGGTGAGCACGCCGGGAGCCGAACCGGTCGCCGAGGGCGGGTACGCGGCTGCCCTGCTGCTCGACGGGTGGGCCATGCTCGGGCGGCCCGATCTGCGGGCCGGGGAGGAAGCGCTGCGGCGTTGGATCGGTGCCGCCGCGCTGGTACGAGACCAGGGAGCCGGCGGCACGGTCGTCGTGGTCGCCGAGCCCACGCTGCGACCCGTGCAGGCGCTTGTGCGGTGGGACCCGGTGGGACACGCGGTGCGGGAGCTCGCCGAGCGGGCCGAGCTGGGGTTTCCACCCGTGTCACGCATGGCTGCCGTGTCCGGGACGGCTCAAGCCGTGGTCGATTTTCTGGGTGCGGTCGAACTGCCCTCGGAAGCCGAGGTGTTGGGGCCTGTACCGGTGCCCGTCATGGAGGCGGGGAGGGCACGGCGGGTGGGGGCACCGCCGCCGGGCGAGGTGTGGGAGCGGGCGCTGATCCGGGTGCCGCCCGGGAGGGGCGCGGCGCTGGCCGCCGCGTTGAAGAGTGCGCAGGCGGCGCGGATGGCACGCGGGGGGAGTGAGGGGGTGCGGATTCGGGTTGATCCCCTCGACATTGGGTGA